The proteins below are encoded in one region of Segatella copri:
- a CDS encoding non-canonical purine NTP diphosphatase produces MKRIVFATNNQHKLQEIRDILGSDYEVVSLKEIGCDVDIPETGNTLEENALQKAQYVYDHYHVSCFADDTGLEVEALDGAPGVHSARYAEGTDHDSEANMAKLLRELDGKENRQARFRTVICYIEKQDVCPCGCTSIKKIHQFEGIVNGYIATEKHGIEGFGYDPIFVPEEYDQSFAELGEEIKNGISHRARAVAKLVEYLKKK; encoded by the coding sequence ATGAAAAGGATAGTTTTTGCAACAAATAACCAGCATAAACTCCAGGAGATTCGCGACATCCTGGGCAGCGACTACGAGGTAGTATCGCTGAAGGAGATAGGATGCGATGTGGATATTCCTGAAACAGGCAACACATTGGAAGAGAATGCCTTGCAGAAGGCGCAGTATGTTTATGACCATTACCACGTAAGTTGCTTTGCCGATGATACCGGTCTAGAGGTAGAGGCACTTGATGGTGCCCCTGGCGTTCACAGTGCCCGCTATGCCGAGGGTACCGACCACGACAGTGAGGCTAACATGGCTAAGCTGTTGAGAGAACTGGATGGTAAGGAAAACCGTCAGGCCCGTTTCCGCACCGTTATCTGCTACATCGAGAAGCAGGATGTATGTCCTTGCGGCTGCACCAGCATCAAGAAAATTCACCAGTTCGAAGGTATCGTAAACGGCTATATCGCCACCGAGAAGCATGGTATCGAAGGCTTCGGCTACGACCCAATCTTCGTTCCGGAAGAATATGACCAGAGTTTTGCTGAGCTGGGTGAGGAAATCAAGAACGGCATCAGCCACAGAGCCAGAGCCGTGGCTAAATTGGTAGAGTATTTGAAAAAGAAATAA
- the leuS gene encoding leucine--tRNA ligase: protein MEYNFREIEKKWHQKWVENKTYKVTEDENKKKFYVLNMFPYPSGAGLHVGHPLGYIASDIYARYKRLNGFNVLNPMGYDAYGLPAEQYAIQTGQHPEVTTVANINRYREQLDKIGFCFDWDREVRTCDPKYYHWTQWAFQKMFNSFFCNSCQKAQPIEKLIKRFEEKGSADLNVAQNEQIDFTAEEWNSYDDVKKQQILMNYRIAYLGETMVNWCPGLGTVLANDEVVNGVSERGGYPVIQKKMQQWCLRTSAYSQRLLDGLETIQWSDSIKETQKNWIGRSEGTEVEFSVKDSDVKFTIFTTRADTMFGVTFMVLAPESEYVQQVTTAEQKEEVEKYLDYVKKRTELDRMANHSVTGVFSGSYAINPFTGEAIPVWISEYVLAGYGTGAIMAVPAHDSRDYAFAKHFNLPIIPLIKGADVSEESFDAKEGIVTNSPVAGKSSMDGFSLNGLTVKEAIAATKKFVTEKGIGRVKVNYRLRDAIFSRQRYWGEPFPVYYKDGMPQMVPEECLPLELPEIETYKPTETGEPPLGRAKKWAWDAEKKEVVDKSLVDNKTVFPLELNTMPGFAGSSAYYLRYMDPHNDEALVGKKADEYWQNVDLYVGGCEHATGHLIYSRFWNKFLFDLGVSCKEEPFQKLVNQGMIQGRSNFVYRINSDDHDKAPVFVSLNLKKDYDVTPIHVDVNIVSNDVLDIEAFKAWRPEYQNAEFILEDGKYICGWAIEKMSKSMFNVVNPDMIVEKYGADTLRLYEMFLGPVEASKPWDTNGIDGCHRFLKKFWSLFYENRTDNFLPSADEAAKPESLKSVHKLIKKVSEDIEKFSYNTSISAFMIAVNELGQQKCRNKELLTDLVILIAPFAPHIAEELWAALGEQGSVCDAAWPKYDEQYLKENDMQLTISFNGKARFQMTFPVDTPNEEIQKQVLADEKSQKYLEGFNVLKVIIVPKKIVNVVLKK from the coding sequence ATGGAATACAACTTCAGAGAAATCGAGAAGAAATGGCACCAGAAATGGGTCGAGAACAAGACCTACAAGGTGACAGAGGATGAAAACAAGAAGAAATTCTATGTGCTCAACATGTTCCCTTATCCATCAGGAGCAGGTTTGCACGTAGGTCACCCACTTGGTTATATCGCTAGCGATATCTATGCACGCTACAAGCGTTTGAACGGATTTAACGTACTGAACCCTATGGGTTACGATGCTTACGGATTGCCTGCTGAGCAGTATGCTATCCAGACCGGTCAGCACCCAGAGGTTACTACCGTAGCCAACATCAACCGCTACCGCGAGCAGCTCGACAAGATTGGCTTCTGCTTCGATTGGGACCGTGAGGTTCGTACCTGCGACCCTAAGTATTACCATTGGACTCAGTGGGCTTTCCAGAAGATGTTCAACTCATTCTTCTGCAACAGCTGCCAGAAGGCTCAGCCTATCGAAAAGCTCATCAAGCGCTTCGAGGAGAAGGGTTCTGCTGACTTGAACGTGGCTCAGAACGAGCAGATTGACTTCACTGCCGAGGAGTGGAACAGCTACGACGACGTGAAGAAGCAGCAGATTCTGATGAACTACCGCATCGCTTACCTCGGCGAAACCATGGTTAACTGGTGCCCAGGCCTGGGTACTGTGCTTGCCAACGACGAGGTAGTAAACGGCGTAAGTGAGCGTGGCGGTTATCCTGTCATCCAGAAGAAGATGCAGCAGTGGTGCCTGAGAACATCTGCTTACTCTCAGCGTCTGCTCGACGGTTTGGAGACCATCCAGTGGAGCGACAGTATCAAGGAAACCCAGAAAAACTGGATTGGCCGTTCTGAGGGTACAGAAGTTGAATTCTCTGTAAAGGACAGCGACGTGAAGTTCACCATCTTCACCACCCGTGCCGATACCATGTTTGGTGTAACCTTCATGGTTCTGGCTCCAGAGAGCGAATATGTCCAGCAGGTAACTACTGCCGAGCAGAAGGAAGAGGTAGAGAAATATCTCGACTACGTGAAGAAACGTACTGAGTTGGACCGTATGGCTAACCACAGCGTAACCGGTGTATTCTCAGGAAGCTACGCCATCAACCCATTCACTGGCGAGGCAATCCCAGTATGGATTTCAGAATATGTATTGGCAGGATATGGTACAGGTGCCATCATGGCTGTGCCAGCTCACGATAGCCGTGACTACGCCTTCGCCAAGCACTTCAACCTGCCTATCATTCCTCTTATCAAGGGTGCTGATGTTTCAGAGGAGAGCTTCGATGCCAAGGAAGGCATCGTAACCAACTCACCTGTAGCAGGCAAGAGCAGCATGGATGGCTTCTCTCTGAACGGACTCACCGTGAAGGAGGCTATCGCAGCTACCAAGAAATTTGTTACCGAGAAGGGCATCGGCCGAGTAAAGGTAAACTATCGTCTCCGCGACGCCATCTTCTCCCGTCAGCGCTACTGGGGCGAGCCATTCCCTGTATATTACAAGGACGGAATGCCACAGATGGTTCCAGAGGAGTGCTTGCCACTCGAATTGCCTGAGATTGAGACCTATAAGCCAACAGAAACTGGCGAGCCACCATTGGGCAGAGCCAAAAAGTGGGCTTGGGATGCCGAGAAGAAAGAGGTGGTTGACAAGAGCCTCGTAGATAACAAGACCGTATTCCCACTGGAACTCAACACCATGCCAGGTTTCGCAGGTTCATCTGCTTACTACCTGCGCTATATGGATCCTCACAACGATGAGGCACTCGTAGGCAAGAAGGCTGATGAGTACTGGCAGAACGTGGACCTCTACGTAGGTGGTTGCGAGCATGCTACCGGTCACTTGATTTATTCCCGTTTCTGGAACAAGTTCCTGTTCGACCTCGGCGTAAGCTGCAAGGAAGAGCCATTCCAGAAGCTGGTGAACCAGGGCATGATTCAGGGCCGTTCTAACTTCGTTTACCGCATCAACAGCGATGACCACGACAAGGCTCCTGTATTCGTAAGTTTGAATCTGAAGAAGGATTACGACGTAACTCCTATCCACGTAGATGTAAACATCGTAAGCAACGATGTTTTGGATATCGAGGCATTCAAGGCTTGGCGCCCTGAGTATCAGAACGCTGAGTTCATCCTGGAAGATGGCAAGTACATCTGCGGATGGGCTATCGAGAAGATGTCTAAGAGTATGTTCAACGTGGTAAATCCAGATATGATTGTTGAGAAGTATGGTGCTGATACCCTGCGTCTCTACGAAATGTTCCTGGGTCCTGTAGAGGCAAGCAAGCCTTGGGATACCAATGGTATCGACGGTTGCCACCGCTTCCTGAAGAAGTTCTGGAGTCTGTTCTACGAGAACCGTACCGACAACTTCCTTCCTTCAGCCGACGAGGCAGCGAAGCCAGAGAGCCTGAAGAGCGTTCACAAGCTCATCAAGAAGGTAAGCGAGGATATCGAGAAGTTCTCTTACAACACTTCTATCTCAGCCTTCATGATTGCCGTGAACGAACTCGGTCAGCAGAAGTGCCGCAACAAGGAACTGCTCACAGACCTCGTCATCCTCATCGCTCCATTCGCTCCACACATCGCAGAAGAGTTGTGGGCAGCACTTGGCGAGCAGGGCAGCGTTTGCGATGCAGCATGGCCTAAGTATGATGAGCAGTATCTGAAGGAGAACGATATGCAGCTCACTATTTCCTTCAATGGTAAAGCTCGTTTCCAGATGACTTTCCCTGTAGATACTCCTAACGAGGAAATCCAGAAGCAGGTATTGGCAGACGAGAAGAGCCAGAAGTACTTGGAAGGATTCAACGTGTTGAAGGTGATCATCGTACCAAAGAAGATTGTCAACGTTGTGTTGAAAAAGTAA
- a CDS encoding acyltransferase has translation MIRTLNSLRFILILMIVISHSTLPISQDLINYLGEFPVAIFFVISGFVLSLSKGEKLQKEVLGNRNFFLSRIIKLYPLHILILAILILMDWRLGRILPWYQILSHSLLIQTWYPAHDFMAHLNAATWFISDLIFFYLIFKYLYAWIMRHSWLYLLATISIYMTVYISISLCAQADYSAGYIYAHPLFRMIDFMIGILLYKVCRSEKGKKIADKITNSTSFWQVNLSDMGVVLLFIAMYFLSIHCNPNIRCAIIYWIPSAITVFYFTARDQGKGCFIRIFHNKLLLWLGSISFEIFLCHNLCFRIIQSIFLKRYGEGNPHQEFQFILSLAFIILTAWIAKKAIVSPIQHQLQKYL, from the coding sequence ATGATCAGGACACTCAATTCCCTGCGATTCATTCTTATCCTAATGATTGTGATTTCGCATTCCACCCTACCCATATCCCAAGATTTAATCAATTACTTGGGCGAGTTTCCTGTTGCCATTTTCTTTGTTATCAGTGGTTTTGTACTCTCTTTAAGCAAAGGAGAAAAACTACAGAAAGAAGTATTGGGAAACAGAAATTTTTTCCTTTCCCGTATCATCAAACTCTATCCTCTTCATATTCTGATTCTCGCCATTCTCATATTAATGGATTGGCGATTAGGGCGTATATTACCATGGTATCAGATTCTATCCCATTCGCTGTTGATACAAACCTGGTATCCGGCACATGACTTTATGGCTCATCTCAATGCAGCTACATGGTTTATTTCTGATCTTATCTTCTTCTATCTTATATTTAAGTATTTATACGCTTGGATTATGCGACATTCCTGGTTATACTTATTAGCAACAATAAGTATATATATGACAGTTTATATCAGTATCTCGCTCTGTGCACAAGCAGATTATTCAGCCGGCTACATTTATGCCCACCCATTATTCAGAATGATAGATTTCATGATAGGTATCCTTTTATATAAAGTATGCAGATCAGAAAAAGGTAAAAAAATAGCAGATAAGATAACAAACTCAACTTCTTTCTGGCAAGTAAACCTATCGGATATGGGAGTGGTATTGCTGTTTATCGCAATGTATTTCCTATCAATCCATTGCAATCCGAACATTCGCTGTGCCATTATTTATTGGATACCATCAGCCATAACCGTGTTCTATTTTACAGCAAGAGATCAAGGTAAAGGTTGTTTTATTAGGATATTCCATAATAAACTCTTGCTATGGCTAGGCAGCATCAGTTTTGAAATATTTCTCTGTCATAATCTCTGCTTTCGCATCATACAGAGTATATTTCTTAAACGATATGGAGAAGGAAATCCACATCAAGAATTCCAATTCATCCTATCCCTCGCTTTTATTATCCTCACAGCATGGATAGCAAAGAAAGCCATCGTTTCACCCATCCAGCATCAACTTCAAAAATATCTATAA
- a CDS encoding IS982 family transposase — protein sequence MEITKDKVTELFCIIDEFYKVFDAENAGKLLLGEDGVKRRRRKASLSDSEIMTILLYFHFGSFRNFKHYYLFFIRGTLKSYFPNAVSYNRFVELESRVFFPLMFFLNLRAFGRCTGITFVDSTMIPICHNLRRYANKVFKGIATNGKGTMGWCHGFKLHLACNDRGEIIAFVLTGANVSDKDPTVFDVLAKRLYGKLFADKGYISQKLFDSLFEEGIQLVTGLRVNMKNKLMPFYDKMMLRKRYIIETINDLLKNTAQIVHSRHRSVANFIINIISALGAYCFFDNKPKALTGYVIEDTKQLSLF from the coding sequence ATGGAGATTACCAAGGACAAAGTTACAGAATTATTTTGTATTATTGATGAATTTTACAAAGTTTTTGATGCTGAAAATGCAGGAAAATTGCTTTTGGGTGAAGATGGAGTAAAGCGCAGACGACGTAAAGCCTCTTTATCTGATAGTGAAATCATGACGATTTTGCTGTATTTCCATTTCGGCTCGTTCCGAAACTTCAAGCATTATTACCTATTCTTTATTAGAGGAACTTTGAAGTCATATTTTCCAAATGCGGTGTCTTATAACCGTTTTGTAGAACTTGAAAGTCGCGTATTCTTCCCTCTCATGTTCTTCCTGAATCTCCGTGCTTTTGGCAGATGTACAGGTATAACCTTTGTTGATTCAACCATGATACCAATATGCCACAATCTCAGGCGTTATGCCAACAAAGTGTTCAAAGGCATTGCCACAAACGGAAAGGGAACAATGGGATGGTGTCATGGGTTCAAGCTACATCTGGCTTGTAATGATAGAGGTGAGATAATTGCTTTTGTTCTCACTGGTGCAAACGTTAGCGACAAAGATCCAACGGTATTCGATGTGTTGGCTAAACGTCTGTATGGTAAGCTGTTTGCAGATAAAGGATATATCTCGCAAAAACTCTTCGATTCGCTTTTTGAGGAAGGCATCCAGTTGGTAACAGGACTGAGAGTGAACATGAAGAACAAACTAATGCCGTTCTATGACAAGATGATGCTACGCAAAAGATACATCATTGAAACGATTAATGACCTGTTGAAAAATACGGCTCAGATAGTACATTCACGTCACAGGTCTGTTGCGAATTTCATCATAAATATTATTTCTGCATTAGGGGCATACTGTTTCTTTGACAACAAGCCCAAGGCACTTACTGGATACGTTATCGAAGATACGAAACAGCTTAGTCTTTTCTAA
- a CDS encoding YitT family protein, translating to MQIAISQTIKNECKDYFYITLGLLLYTFGWTIFLLPYQIVTGGVTGIAAVIYYGTGIPIYLSYFLINAALLLAALKILGFKFMVKTIYAIIMLSLFLALAQDWMIGEDGKMVQILGEGQDFMSLIIGCLFTGLSLAIVFLHNGSTGGTDIIAAIVNKYHNISLGRVLIFVDLLIVGSSFFVFNAKPEFTTIDAVRKVVFGLCTMVIENLVLDYVMNAKRESVQFMIFSKKYQEIANAIGMQMDHGVTILDGHGWYTGNEMKVLCILAKKNESVTIFRIVKIIDPNAFVSQSSVIGVYGEGFDEMKVKIKDKDIKTIKS from the coding sequence ATGCAAATAGCAATCAGTCAAACAATTAAGAATGAGTGCAAGGATTATTTCTACATCACCCTTGGACTCTTGCTTTACACATTTGGATGGACCATCTTTCTGCTTCCATACCAGATAGTAACGGGTGGCGTAACGGGTATCGCAGCCGTGATTTACTACGGCACGGGGATACCTATCTATTTGTCTTATTTTCTCATCAATGCCGCCTTGCTGCTTGCCGCGCTGAAGATACTGGGATTCAAATTCATGGTGAAGACCATCTATGCCATCATCATGCTCTCCCTATTCCTGGCTCTGGCGCAAGACTGGATGATAGGTGAAGATGGCAAGATGGTACAGATATTGGGAGAGGGACAGGACTTCATGTCGCTCATCATCGGCTGTCTGTTTACGGGCTTATCACTCGCCATCGTCTTTCTGCATAATGGAAGTACAGGTGGAACGGATATCATTGCTGCCATCGTCAACAAATATCACAACATCTCGCTGGGCCGTGTGCTCATCTTCGTGGATCTCCTCATCGTGGGCAGTTCATTCTTCGTCTTCAATGCGAAACCAGAGTTTACCACGATAGACGCTGTTAGAAAGGTAGTATTCGGTCTCTGTACGATGGTGATAGAAAACCTGGTACTCGACTATGTGATGAATGCCAAGCGAGAAAGTGTGCAGTTTATGATATTCAGCAAGAAATATCAGGAGATAGCCAATGCCATCGGTATGCAGATGGATCATGGCGTAACCATTCTCGATGGCCATGGCTGGTACACGGGAAACGAGATGAAGGTGCTCTGTATCCTAGCAAAGAAGAACGAAAGCGTCACCATCTTCCGTATCGTCAAGATCATCGACCCAAATGCCTTTGTAAGTCAGAGTTCCGTAATCGGTGTGTATGGCGAGGGATTTGATGAGATGAAGGTGAAAATCAAAGATAAAGACATTAAAACAATTAAAAGTTAA
- a CDS encoding glycosyltransferase family 2 protein, with amino-acid sequence MITVCIATFNGEKYIREQLNSILFQLSLQDEVIVSDDGSTDNTISIIKSFNDKRIKIIDGVYRHSPTLNFENALKEAKGDYIFLADQDDVWKDDKVKICLKWLQHYDCIISDAEVTDENLKITSPSLYQLMNIKSGRVYNILYKNGYTGCCMAFTKRVKEAALPFPKDIPMHDIWIGNVAAFLYKVKFIDDKLIYFRRHSLTISCNGKGSRYSLYKRLMFRVSIVKNIIFLIHKIKGLTTH; translated from the coding sequence ATGATAACAGTTTGTATAGCCACCTTTAATGGTGAGAAATATATCAGAGAGCAGTTGAATTCTATCTTATTTCAGCTGTCTCTCCAAGATGAAGTCATCGTTTCTGACGATGGCTCCACAGATAATACGATTTCTATTATCAAGAGTTTTAACGATAAAAGAATAAAAATCATAGATGGTGTCTATCGTCACTCACCAACTCTCAATTTTGAAAATGCATTAAAGGAAGCCAAAGGTGACTATATATTTCTAGCAGATCAAGACGATGTTTGGAAAGATGATAAAGTGAAAATCTGTCTGAAATGGCTACAACATTACGACTGCATCATCAGCGATGCAGAAGTAACAGATGAAAATCTGAAAATTACATCACCATCGCTCTATCAATTAATGAACATAAAAAGTGGAAGAGTATATAATATCCTCTATAAAAACGGATATACAGGGTGCTGCATGGCATTTACAAAACGAGTAAAAGAGGCAGCATTACCTTTTCCTAAAGATATTCCCATGCATGATATCTGGATAGGAAATGTGGCAGCCTTTCTATATAAGGTAAAATTCATAGATGATAAACTTATCTATTTCCGCCGTCATTCCTTAACCATTTCTTGTAATGGAAAAGGAAGTAGATATTCATTATACAAACGATTGATGTTCAGAGTATCTATAGTAAAGAACATTATTTTTCTTATACACAAAATAAAAGGATTAACAACTCATTAA
- a CDS encoding Por secretion system protein, producing the protein MYRSYYNITEIAPAKETAFALASGSLFSYNIKDGSIKTYDKSNYLSDVDISHIRYNPTCKKLIITYSNSNIDLLGLDCNVDNISDFYQYSTTGNKNINHIYCYGQYAYLSTGIGIIKINVKDGSISNSYLLDFEVNYSYIDGDYLYAASASAGLFRGKLTDNLLDKRNWIRTGDYIKVTEDYLNVYDSNSKYWWTTTSDGKLTYYTVDTNQERQYKTEGVRPDGPTSNRFHKLYLNNGTIYAVPGSWSQEGDYNNPGEVHVWNGDTWSEFEQPTSQMIGHNYIDLLCMDFDPKKEGHVMVGAKSGLYEFQNQKFIKSYNRNNSPLQSCVNSDDYLLITGIKYDKEGNLWVLNSSSNIDIDYPIWKYTQNSDEWTAFTHNEITDVYNGNMINFFDVSYDNRLWFINNWWESCKLYAFDPTTDQITQYGPNFINEDKTALNPRFVLCATEDKVGNIWLGTTLGPIYLSKMNVENESSEFTQHKIPRNDGTNYADYLLSNVEVRCIAVDAGNRKWMGTTNNGVYVISDDCNTEVKHFTTENSPLPSNLIKDIIIMPNGLVYFATDQGLCSYMSDVTATNEEMTKDNVYAYPNPVKPDYTGSINIVGLSFHADIKIVSVNGTLVNQGKSTGGSYSWDGCDLKGRKVASGIYMVETATEEGEKGTVCKIAIIR; encoded by the coding sequence ATGTATCGCAGTTATTATAATATTACAGAAATAGCTCCTGCTAAAGAAACTGCTTTTGCATTGGCATCAGGTAGTTTATTTTCATATAATATCAAAGATGGTAGTATAAAAACATATGACAAATCAAACTATTTATCAGACGTAGATATCAGTCATATCAGATATAATCCTACATGTAAAAAGCTAATTATCACATACAGCAATTCTAATATAGATTTGCTTGGGTTAGATTGTAATGTTGACAATATCTCTGACTTCTATCAGTATTCTACGACAGGTAATAAAAATATCAACCATATATACTGTTATGGGCAATATGCTTATCTTTCTACAGGTATAGGAATTATCAAAATAAATGTAAAAGATGGAAGTATCAGCAATAGTTATCTTTTAGATTTCGAAGTTAACTATTCATATATAGACGGCGATTATCTCTATGCAGCATCAGCGAGTGCAGGATTATTTCGTGGAAAACTGACAGATAATCTGCTAGACAAAAGAAATTGGATCAGAACAGGGGATTATATAAAGGTTACGGAAGATTATCTAAACGTATACGACTCAAACTCTAAATACTGGTGGACAACAACATCAGATGGTAAACTGACCTATTATACTGTAGATACAAACCAGGAACGCCAATATAAAACAGAAGGCGTACGTCCTGACGGACCTACATCAAACAGGTTCCACAAATTATATTTAAATAATGGTACTATATATGCAGTACCAGGAAGTTGGTCACAAGAAGGTGATTATAACAATCCTGGTGAAGTACATGTATGGAATGGTGATACCTGGAGTGAATTCGAACAGCCTACAAGTCAAATGATAGGTCATAATTACATAGACCTTCTCTGCATGGATTTTGATCCTAAAAAAGAAGGTCATGTTATGGTTGGTGCAAAAAGTGGACTATATGAATTTCAAAATCAGAAGTTTATAAAGAGTTACAATCGTAACAATTCCCCATTACAGTCTTGCGTAAATAGCGACGATTATCTACTGATAACAGGTATAAAATATGACAAAGAAGGTAACCTGTGGGTACTGAACAGTTCTTCAAATATAGATATCGATTATCCAATATGGAAATATACACAGAATAGTGATGAATGGACAGCATTCACTCATAATGAAATAACTGATGTATATAATGGAAATATGATTAACTTCTTTGATGTAAGTTATGACAATAGACTATGGTTTATTAATAACTGGTGGGAAAGTTGTAAACTCTATGCATTTGATCCAACTACGGATCAAATCACTCAGTATGGTCCAAACTTCATCAACGAGGATAAAACTGCCCTCAATCCAAGATTTGTACTTTGTGCCACAGAAGATAAAGTTGGTAATATCTGGTTAGGAACAACATTAGGCCCTATCTATCTTTCAAAAATGAACGTAGAAAATGAATCCAGTGAATTTACCCAACATAAAATACCACGTAATGATGGTACAAATTATGCTGACTATTTACTCTCTAATGTAGAAGTAAGATGTATAGCCGTAGATGCAGGTAACAGAAAATGGATGGGTACCACTAATAATGGAGTATATGTTATCAGCGATGATTGTAATACAGAAGTGAAACACTTTACTACTGAGAATTCTCCATTACCATCCAATTTAATAAAAGACATCATCATCATGCCTAATGGTTTGGTTTATTTTGCAACAGATCAGGGATTATGCTCATATATGAGTGATGTTACAGCAACAAACGAAGAAATGACAAAGGATAATGTCTACGCTTATCCTAACCCTGTAAAACCTGATTATACAGGCAGTATTAATATTGTAGGACTAAGCTTTCATGCAGATATTAAGATAGTATCTGTTAATGGTACGCTCGTAAACCAAGGTAAAAGTACCGGTGGAAGTTATAGCTGGGATGGTTGCGACCTGAAGGGTAGAAAAGTAGCAAGTGGAATATATATGGTAGAAACTGCTACAGAAGAAGGAGAGAAAGGAACAGTTTGTAAAATAGCCATCATACGATGA
- a CDS encoding glycosyltransferase family 4 protein: MNIVYIIEDYSENGGVEKIVSMKANTFYQEYHHQVTVISVYEDKRKQQYILDEGIRLIHLHVPFAKKTRNKVYKLLSRIITLLLAAYRLNKTIKQINPDVVFFTTTLGALLLPLCHTKARRIYESHLARSFNPFHSLFGLMERKADAIVCLTHDDAKEFQSAKNVYVIPNFINIPHQKVKDYSCKKAIAVGRLEQQKGFDRLITCWKNVAKQYPDWQLDIYGTGSLYHILQEQITSLGLEKQVKLCGRGENMMEIYPNYSLHVMSSHYEGQGIVMLEAQACGLPSVTFDFKYGANEIIRDEINGIIVRQNDNEAFITAICKMINSESLRHNLGMKAQTMAIQYSTSVRDKK, translated from the coding sequence ATGAATATAGTATACATCATAGAAGACTATTCTGAGAATGGAGGCGTAGAAAAAATCGTTTCTATGAAAGCTAATACATTCTATCAAGAATACCATCATCAGGTTACTGTAATTTCTGTGTATGAAGATAAACGGAAACAACAGTATATATTAGACGAAGGTATCCGGCTGATTCATCTTCATGTTCCTTTTGCCAAGAAGACAAGAAATAAAGTATATAAGCTATTAAGCAGAATAATTACATTATTATTAGCAGCTTACAGATTAAATAAAACAATAAAACAGATTAATCCCGACGTAGTATTCTTTACCACTACATTGGGAGCTTTGTTATTACCTCTTTGTCATACCAAGGCAAGAAGAATATACGAATCACATTTGGCACGTTCATTCAATCCTTTTCACTCACTATTCGGATTAATGGAAAGAAAAGCTGATGCCATAGTTTGTCTGACTCATGACGATGCTAAAGAATTTCAATCGGCAAAGAATGTATACGTTATCCCCAACTTTATCAACATACCTCACCAAAAGGTAAAAGACTACAGTTGCAAAAAAGCTATTGCTGTAGGAAGATTAGAACAACAGAAAGGATTTGACAGATTGATTACCTGTTGGAAAAATGTAGCCAAACAATATCCCGACTGGCAACTCGATATTTATGGAACCGGCTCACTTTACCATATATTACAAGAGCAAATTACAAGTTTAGGATTGGAAAAACAGGTAAAATTGTGTGGCAGAGGAGAAAATATGATGGAAATATATCCTAACTATAGTTTACACGTAATGTCTTCACATTATGAAGGTCAAGGTATTGTAATGTTAGAAGCTCAAGCATGTGGTTTACCTTCTGTTACTTTCGACTTTAAATATGGAGCTAACGAAATTATTAGAGATGAAATAAATGGTATTATCGTAAGACAAAATGATAATGAAGCTTTTATCACAGCCATTTGCAAGATGATAAATTCAGAATCACTACGCCATAATCTGGGTATGAAAGCTCAAACCATGGCTATTCAATATTCTACCTCAGTTCGGGATAAGAAATAG